Proteins from one Bacillus alveayuensis genomic window:
- a CDS encoding uncharacterized protein YpuA (DUF1002 family) (product_source=COG4086; cath_funfam=1.10.238.10; cog=COG4086; pfam=PF14069) produces the protein MNNKFFKNIENKTGVNMKEVFELANSLQNANFKDEETVRGVIKRVAQLANRKVPKELEDKIVQSIVNGKEQLDFNTIANMMNKKNK, from the coding sequence ATGAATAATAAATTTTTCAAAAACATAGAAAATAAAACCGGTGTTAACATGAAAGAAGTATTTGAATTAGCAAACTCTTTACAAAATGCGAACTTTAAAGATGAAGAAACAGTTCGCGGCGTTATTAAGCGTGTAGCCCAATTGGCAAATCGAAAAGTTCCAAAGGAGTTAGAAGATAAAATTGTTCAATCCATTGTCAATGGGAAAGAACAGCTTGATTTTAACACGATTGCAAACATGATGAATAAAAAGAATAAATAA
- a CDS encoding putative GNAT family N-acyltransferase (product_source=COG2153; cath_funfam=3.40.630.30; cog=COG2153; pfam=PF13673; superfamily=55729) translates to MIKAVIAKNKPQLDDALTVRHQVFVEEQKVPIELEIDEYEDKSTHVVLYDDEKPIGAGRFRVIDDVGKLERICVLPEYRGKGAGTMIMEKLESIAKEKGLKTVKLNAQTHAEAFYQRLGYETVSDVFPDAGIPHVTMVKTL, encoded by the coding sequence TTGATAAAAGCTGTTATTGCAAAAAACAAACCACAATTAGATGATGCCTTAACTGTAAGGCATCAAGTATTTGTGGAGGAACAAAAGGTGCCAATCGAACTAGAAATTGACGAATATGAGGACAAGTCAACACATGTTGTTTTATACGATGATGAAAAGCCAATCGGTGCGGGACGATTTAGAGTCATCGATGATGTTGGAAAGCTTGAAAGAATTTGTGTTTTACCTGAGTACCGTGGAAAAGGTGCGGGTACGATGATCATGGAAAAGCTAGAATCGATTGCAAAAGAAAAAGGATTAAAAACCGTTAAATTAAATGCGCAAACCCACGCAGAAGCTTTTTACCAACGCTTAGGCTACGAAACGGTTTCCGATGTTTTTCCCGATGCTGGTATTCCCCATGTTACGATGGTGAAAACTCTTTAA
- a CDS encoding enterochelin esterase-like enzyme (product_source=COG2382; cath_funfam=3.40.50.1820; cog=COG2382; pfam=PF00756; superfamily=53474), with protein MVQKIAPIQEETIFSQQLEGEVQLLIYLPTTFSPLYKYHLLIVQDGADYFKFGRIARFTEELLNNKEIENVIIIGIPYKNVQDRRRKYHPEGEQFDAYIRFLAHELAPYLDEKFPTLHMGHGRALIGDSLAATVSLMAALSYPNTFGKVIMQSPFVNEKVIHAVKEFQTPSLLSIYHQIGKKETEVETTNGEVRDFITPNRKLHELMEEKGFPVIYEEFDGDHRWTYWQPLLKEALKKMF; from the coding sequence GTGGTCCAAAAAATAGCTCCAATTCAAGAAGAAACAATTTTTAGCCAACAATTAGAAGGGGAAGTCCAACTTTTGATTTATTTGCCGACGACTTTTTCGCCGCTATATAAGTATCATTTGCTTATTGTCCAAGATGGAGCAGATTATTTTAAATTTGGCAGGATTGCGCGGTTTACTGAAGAATTATTAAATAATAAAGAAATAGAAAACGTTATCATTATTGGAATTCCTTATAAAAATGTTCAAGATCGCCGCCGCAAATATCATCCAGAAGGAGAGCAATTCGATGCTTACATCCGTTTTTTAGCGCATGAGCTTGCCCCTTATTTAGATGAGAAGTTTCCAACCCTTCATATGGGACATGGGCGTGCTTTAATTGGAGATTCACTGGCAGCTACTGTGTCTTTAATGGCTGCGCTCAGTTATCCAAATACATTTGGAAAAGTGATCATGCAATCGCCATTCGTCAATGAAAAAGTGATTCATGCGGTAAAAGAGTTTCAAACTCCATCTTTATTATCTATCTATCATCAAATTGGGAAAAAAGAAACAGAAGTTGAGACAACAAATGGGGAAGTGAGAGACTTTATTACACCGAACCGCAAGCTCCACGAATTAATGGAGGAAAAAGGGTTTCCTGTTATATATGAAGAATTTGATGGTGATCATCGTTGGACGTATTGGCAGCCTTTACTTAAAGAGGCATTAAAGAAAATGTTTTAA
- a CDS encoding hypothetical protein (product_source=Hypo-rule applied; superfamily=54980), which translates to MSHRDKEKVCIKTRKVFDWVTRQVDLPVISKSDDHLKDFFKCDGSTIDDICKFLDEQNDPEDFTVVCKIDEESIICQEIIQPDGRLNVTVTLPNGDEVKLQKVKVLVKGQANVAILDENDKVICRSKKPITFVTAQTFILCAPDGTDVECEVTFSECDASLICTNDFKQLDISITLCLDVQVEADVKLEVEARICKPREEDIRGVDICPDQKFPPQCPEVFPAR; encoded by the coding sequence GTGAGTCATCGTGATAAAGAAAAAGTTTGTATTAAGACGCGCAAAGTGTTTGACTGGGTAACTCGGCAAGTAGACCTACCAGTTATCAGTAAATCTGATGATCATCTAAAAGACTTTTTTAAGTGTGATGGGTCAACGATCGATGATATTTGTAAATTTTTAGACGAACAAAACGACCCGGAGGATTTTACGGTCGTTTGTAAAATCGATGAAGAGTCCATCATTTGCCAGGAAATCATCCAGCCAGATGGACGTTTAAATGTAACTGTAACACTGCCAAATGGGGACGAAGTAAAACTTCAAAAAGTAAAGGTATTAGTAAAAGGTCAAGCCAATGTAGCGATTTTAGATGAAAATGATAAAGTTATTTGCAGATCGAAAAAACCTATAACATTCGTAACAGCTCAAACCTTTATTCTTTGTGCGCCAGATGGAACAGACGTTGAATGTGAAGTAACATTTAGTGAATGTGACGCTTCCCTCATTTGTACAAATGATTTTAAACAATTGGATATTTCCATCACCCTTTGCTTAGACGTACAAGTCGAAGCTGACGTAAAATTAGAAGTGGAAGCAAGAATTTGTAAACCACGTGAAGAAGACATCCGCGGCGTTGATATTTGTCCTGATCAAAAATTCCCTCCACAATGTCCAGAAGTTTTCCCAGCTCGATAA
- a CDS encoding cell division protein FtsB (product_source=COG2919; cath_funfam=1.20.5.490; cog=COG2919; smart=SM00338; superfamily=57944,57959), translating into MNKKESETIKILKGRIKHLQAELARAQAKLMDYEENRTNMNVKRVEQLESENIVLKELLSKYEKINLDHYDQLVKENKELKERLKKLEEKEMIMENSDSTDSWFINNLKSQMRNPKK; encoded by the coding sequence TTGAATAAAAAAGAATCTGAAACCATTAAAATATTGAAGGGAAGAATCAAGCACTTGCAGGCTGAACTCGCACGTGCACAAGCAAAGCTGATGGATTATGAAGAAAATCGGACAAATATGAATGTGAAACGAGTTGAACAATTAGAAAGTGAAAATATTGTTTTAAAGGAACTGCTTTCAAAATACGAAAAAATCAATCTTGACCATTATGATCAATTAGTAAAGGAGAATAAGGAGTTAAAGGAAAGATTAAAAAAGCTGGAAGAAAAAGAGATGATCATGGAAAACAGCGACTCAACTGATTCTTGGTTTATAAACAATTTAAAATCGCAAATGAGGAATCCGAAAAAATAA
- a CDS encoding DNA helicase-2/ATP-dependent DNA helicase PcrA (product_source=KO:K03657; cath_funfam=3.40.50.300; cog=COG0210; ko=KO:K03657; pfam=PF00580,PF13361; superfamily=52540), which translates to MKQARWKNRSIDLKSLHRSEYPLLYKAAKNSEVFCLHCGNEVALYIGIQRSPYFYHKSPNAGQNCHENIMQQKEAHQTIIKEEYVETGGFRLPKERSIQKEDNHPVASTWKPTRKAVIQKPFHMHQLRNIDDEFSLDSDQLKAVETTNGPVLVLAGAGSGKTRVLAARAVRMISQNIDPRSMMLVTFTTKAAHEMKERIAAFLQKQNINSNLPLTGTFHSIFYRILCHHNPMWKDTSRLLKWSWQKEQYIYLKLRELGIEEKDFQFDQAFQQISFWKNMMITPEKVTATNEWEQKIKQIYEHYEHQKEQHHTFDFDDMLIKCYELFQANPKLLAKYQQRFHHFFIDEFQDINPVQFQLMKMLSNHSQNVFAVGDDDQAIYSFRGSDPTIILNFQKAYPSAKIIQLKTNYRSSHEIVSCAQSIIEKNKNRYRKQVFAQFQNEEKPLFFFPYDEEEEATMIVQDIKEKIEQGANPNDFAILYRTHSMSRAIFERLSESSMPFQLEKHYESFYEKKMVKCILAFLRLSVNPDDFLAMGDFLSAMFIKQSVLQDLKAITILQDCSFLEALLKLEGLQAFQMAKLKKVNKILPTLKRMKPIHALDVIEKDLGFADFLKKRGHEGNKIEKGSDEIHDLKVVAKNFQTVQSFLEHIDHIIAKTKDKKKESTPHGIQLMTIHRAKGLEFENVYILAAVDGGLPHDFALEQYRNGENDSLEEDRRLLYVAITRAKRFVAISVLETRRGKMANPSRFIKHLLNYHK; encoded by the coding sequence TTGAAACAAGCAAGATGGAAAAATCGATCGATTGATTTAAAATCCCTACATCGAAGCGAGTATCCATTATTATATAAAGCAGCAAAAAATAGCGAAGTTTTTTGCCTTCATTGTGGAAATGAAGTGGCTCTTTATATTGGAATCCAACGTTCACCGTATTTTTATCATAAAAGTCCTAATGCTGGCCAAAATTGTCATGAAAACATCATGCAACAAAAAGAAGCCCATCAAACGATTATAAAAGAAGAATATGTTGAAACAGGCGGTTTTCGTCTCCCAAAAGAACGAAGCATTCAAAAAGAGGATAATCATCCCGTAGCATCAACATGGAAGCCTACTCGTAAGGCGGTGATCCAAAAGCCTTTTCATATGCATCAATTAAGAAACATTGACGATGAATTTTCACTAGATTCCGATCAGCTAAAAGCTGTTGAGACTACTAATGGTCCTGTTTTAGTGCTTGCAGGTGCTGGAAGCGGAAAAACGAGAGTGTTAGCAGCACGGGCTGTCCGTATGATTAGCCAAAATATAGATCCTCGTTCAATGATGCTCGTTACCTTTACGACAAAAGCAGCACATGAAATGAAAGAGCGAATCGCCGCCTTTTTACAAAAACAGAATATCAATTCTAATCTTCCCCTTACTGGTACATTCCATAGTATTTTTTATCGAATTTTATGTCATCACAATCCAATGTGGAAGGATACGTCACGTTTACTAAAATGGAGTTGGCAGAAGGAGCAATATATTTATCTGAAGCTGCGAGAATTGGGCATAGAAGAAAAGGATTTCCAATTTGATCAAGCTTTTCAGCAAATTAGCTTCTGGAAAAATATGATGATAACACCAGAAAAAGTGACAGCAACGAACGAGTGGGAGCAAAAAATCAAACAAATTTATGAGCACTACGAACACCAAAAAGAACAGCATCATACATTTGATTTTGACGATATGCTGATTAAATGCTATGAGCTTTTTCAAGCAAATCCTAAATTATTAGCAAAATACCAACAAAGATTTCATCATTTCTTTATTGACGAATTTCAAGACATTAATCCTGTGCAATTTCAATTAATGAAAATGTTATCAAACCATTCCCAAAATGTTTTTGCTGTCGGTGATGATGATCAAGCGATTTATAGCTTCCGCGGTAGTGATCCAACCATTATCTTAAATTTTCAAAAAGCTTATCCGTCAGCGAAAATCATTCAGCTGAAAACAAATTATCGTTCCAGTCATGAAATTGTTTCTTGCGCTCAATCTATTATAGAAAAAAACAAAAATCGCTACCGAAAGCAAGTATTTGCACAGTTTCAAAATGAAGAAAAGCCTCTATTTTTCTTTCCATATGATGAGGAAGAAGAAGCAACGATGATTGTCCAAGATATAAAGGAGAAAATAGAACAAGGTGCAAACCCAAATGATTTTGCCATTCTTTATCGAACCCATTCAATGTCACGGGCAATTTTTGAACGATTAAGTGAATCGAGTATGCCCTTCCAGTTAGAAAAGCATTATGAATCCTTTTATGAAAAGAAAATGGTCAAATGCATTTTGGCTTTTTTACGTTTAAGTGTAAATCCTGATGACTTTTTAGCAATGGGCGATTTTCTTTCCGCCATGTTTATTAAACAATCCGTCCTTCAAGATTTAAAGGCGATCACGATTTTACAGGACTGTTCGTTTCTCGAAGCATTGTTAAAATTGGAAGGACTACAAGCCTTTCAAATGGCAAAGCTAAAAAAAGTCAATAAAATTTTACCTACATTAAAAAGGATGAAACCGATTCATGCCCTTGATGTGATTGAAAAAGATTTAGGATTTGCTGATTTTCTTAAAAAACGAGGTCATGAAGGCAATAAAATTGAAAAAGGCTCTGATGAAATTCATGATTTAAAAGTAGTAGCAAAAAACTTCCAAACTGTTCAATCATTTTTAGAACATATTGACCATATAATTGCTAAAACGAAAGATAAGAAAAAGGAGTCAACACCTCATGGAATACAATTAATGACCATCCATCGGGCGAAAGGACTAGAGTTTGAAAACGTGTATATTCTTGCTGCGGTTGATGGCGGTCTTCCGCATGATTTCGCTCTTGAACAATATCGAAATGGTGAGAATGATTCATTAGAGGAGGATCGTCGTTTATTATATGTCGCCATTACACGGGCGAAACGCTTTGTCGCCATTTCAGTATTGGAAACAAGAAGAGGGAAAATGGCCAACCCATCGCGCTTTATCAAACATTTACTTAACTACCACAAATAG
- a CDS encoding DNA repair ATPase RecN (product_source=COG0497; cath_funfam=1.20.5.340; cog=COG0497; smart=SM00502; superfamily=111474), whose product MDKFEKELSKWFQEVYREHDQVQKKCDQWMLEKNQELTQLEKKANTFEKEMEKSASNLEKWLQKQRGKWKEWFSYVD is encoded by the coding sequence ATGGATAAATTTGAAAAAGAATTATCAAAATGGTTCCAAGAGGTTTATAGGGAGCACGACCAAGTGCAAAAAAAGTGTGATCAATGGATGCTTGAAAAAAATCAGGAATTAACCCAATTAGAGAAGAAAGCAAATACGTTCGAAAAAGAAATGGAAAAAAGTGCGAGTAATTTGGAAAAATGGCTTCAAAAACAACGGGGCAAATGGAAGGAATGGTTTTCTTATGTTGATTAA
- a CDS encoding hypothetical protein (product_source=Hypo-rule applied; cath_funfam=4.10.280.30; superfamily=64593), with product MEHDPSKQKANKDRFLQLEQKILHYRSEAANYEKKMEELKQQIKKERARNQYLQKKLVDIQKYNIENYEKKIAQLEEKLLQMEVELEEEKKQKEELMIMKLQRKEEPKTEEKKIEPVYSLQSHFSYSIILPSKDEDAISIIGDFIIQNSGNQPLNDIILCLRISPKEAGNLSGKIVMNRKNKRDFNMDSPILQWEFLHENWMEKVRETGEYWLKPIGVKELPINETIAFSGFEVKLKKPDNQNSVIIDGFVYGKEIPNGTHALNNVVINF from the coding sequence ATGGAGCATGATCCTTCTAAACAAAAAGCCAATAAAGATCGATTTTTACAGCTCGAACAAAAAATATTACACTACCGTTCAGAAGCTGCTAATTATGAAAAGAAAATGGAAGAGCTCAAACAACAAATCAAAAAAGAACGTGCTCGTAATCAATATTTGCAAAAAAAGCTCGTTGATATACAAAAATATAATATCGAAAACTATGAGAAAAAAATTGCCCAGCTAGAAGAAAAGCTTTTACAAATGGAAGTGGAGTTGGAAGAAGAAAAAAAGCAAAAAGAAGAGTTAATGATAATGAAGCTACAACGAAAGGAAGAGCCAAAAACAGAAGAAAAAAAGATTGAACCAGTTTATTCCCTTCAATCCCATTTTTCTTATTCTATTATCTTACCTTCTAAGGATGAGGATGCCATTAGCATCATTGGGGATTTTATCATCCAAAATTCAGGAAACCAACCGTTAAATGATATCATCCTTTGTCTTCGCATCTCTCCGAAAGAAGCGGGAAATCTAAGCGGGAAAATCGTCATGAATAGGAAAAATAAAAGAGATTTCAATATGGATTCACCTATTTTACAATGGGAATTTTTACATGAAAACTGGATGGAAAAAGTGAGAGAAACAGGAGAATATTGGCTAAAACCAATTGGGGTTAAGGAGCTCCCTATAAATGAAACGATTGCATTTTCTGGGTTTGAAGTCAAATTGAAAAAACCGGACAATCAAAATAGTGTGATCATCGATGGCTTCGTTTATGGTAAAGAAATCCCTAATGGAACGCATGCGTTAAATAATGTCGTCATAAATTTTTAA
- a CDS encoding uncharacterized protein (TIGR01732 family) (product_source=TIGR01732; cog=COG4371; pfam=PF09680; superfamily=54826; tigrfam=TIGR01732; transmembrane_helix_parts=Outside_1_14,TMhelix_15_37,Inside_38_39), which yields MSYGCYGYGYGYGGGYGNSFVLIVVLFILLIIVGVSFVH from the coding sequence ATGAGCTATGGCTGCTATGGATATGGGTATGGGTATGGAGGAGGATATGGCAACAGCTTCGTATTAATCGTCGTTCTATTCATTTTATTAATCATCGTAGGTGTTTCTTTCGTTCACTAA
- a CDS encoding uncharacterized membrane protein YcaP (DUF421 family) (product_source=COG2323; cath_funfam=3.30.240.20; cog=COG2323; pfam=PF04239; transmembrane_helix_parts=Inside_1_2,TMhelix_3_25,Outside_26_57,TMhelix_58_75,Inside_76_225) codes for MEFLHIGIDLFFGFISLFFVTKILGKTQLNQITTFDFISALVLGELVGNAVFDEKDGFGKIIFAVFLWGLLIFILERITQKWKGSRAFLEGQPTIVINRGKILKKQMKENKLDINQLQHLLRSKGAFSIKEVEYAILETDGTISVLKKPPYDYPLRQDFQIHGTNVYLTRTFIIDGEVVWDNVKEAGFNENWLVKELQKHNIHRYEDVFYAEWNEKEGLHVQTYE; via the coding sequence ATGGAATTTTTACATATTGGCATTGATTTATTTTTTGGCTTTATCTCCCTGTTTTTTGTGACAAAAATATTAGGAAAAACACAATTAAATCAAATTACAACATTTGATTTTATCTCTGCTTTAGTTCTCGGAGAATTAGTAGGAAATGCCGTTTTTGACGAAAAAGATGGTTTTGGAAAAATTATTTTTGCCGTTTTTTTATGGGGGCTGCTCATTTTTATTTTAGAACGGATTACCCAAAAATGGAAAGGTTCAAGAGCATTTCTTGAAGGACAGCCTACGATTGTCATTAATAGAGGAAAAATCTTAAAAAAGCAAATGAAGGAAAATAAATTAGACATTAATCAATTACAACATTTATTACGGTCAAAAGGAGCTTTTTCTATTAAAGAGGTCGAATATGCCATATTGGAAACCGATGGAACGATCAGTGTATTAAAGAAACCACCGTACGATTATCCCCTTCGCCAAGATTTTCAAATTCATGGAACAAATGTCTACTTAACGAGAACGTTTATTATTGATGGCGAAGTTGTCTGGGACAATGTAAAAGAAGCTGGTTTCAATGAAAATTGGCTAGTAAAGGAGTTGCAAAAGCACAATATTCATCGCTATGAAGATGTTTTTTATGCAGAATGGAATGAAAAGGAAGGCTTACACGTACAAACGTACGAGTAA
- a CDS encoding 2'-5' RNA ligase (product_source=COG1514; cath_funfam=3.90.1140.10; cog=COG1514; pfam=PF13563; superfamily=55144) yields the protein MKYGIVIFPSKKLQDIANSYRKRYDPHYALVPPHLTLKAAFEANEDQINDIIHELRKIAKRVKPFTLSVYKFSSFAPVNNVIYLKVDPVPELIQLHELMHNGVLEGQPEYAFVPHITIGQQMSNDEHSDVLGRLKMLDIKHEEQVDRFHILYQLENGSWTVYETFLLGEDED from the coding sequence ATGAAATATGGAATAGTCATTTTCCCATCCAAAAAACTGCAGGATATTGCAAACTCTTATCGGAAACGTTATGATCCACATTATGCACTCGTTCCACCGCATTTAACCTTAAAAGCAGCATTCGAAGCAAATGAGGATCAAATAAATGACATCATCCATGAATTACGAAAAATTGCTAAGCGAGTGAAACCATTTACATTATCTGTTTACAAATTTAGCTCCTTTGCACCTGTTAATAATGTCATTTACTTAAAAGTCGATCCCGTTCCTGAATTAATTCAGTTGCACGAACTGATGCATAATGGGGTTTTAGAAGGACAGCCTGAATATGCCTTTGTTCCACACATCACCATCGGGCAGCAAATGTCTAACGATGAGCATTCAGATGTATTAGGACGTTTAAAAATGCTTGATATTAAACATGAAGAGCAAGTGGATCGCTTCCATATCTTATATCAATTAGAAAATGGTTCATGGACCGTTTATGAAACTTTCCTCTTAGGAGAGGATGAAGATTGA
- a CDS encoding hypothetical protein (product_source=Hypo-rule applied; cath_funfam=3.20.20.80; superfamily=56808), protein MGYILPFHFYTYTDYHLRILKDKFDYAKYFPAHKLYNENKPYQEKYDYIPAERKMPKKVKTMIGKGLHIDVYV, encoded by the coding sequence GTGGGCTATATTTTACCTTTCCACTTTTATACGTATACGGACTACCACCTAAGAATATTGAAAGATAAATTTGATTATGCAAAATACTTTCCAGCGCATAAACTATACAATGAAAACAAGCCTTATCAAGAAAAATACGATTATATTCCAGCGGAGAGAAAAATGCCAAAGAAAGTCAAAACGATGATCGGTAAAGGGCTTCATATTGACGTATATGTCTAA